One part of the Bombus terrestris chromosome 13, iyBomTerr1.2, whole genome shotgun sequence genome encodes these proteins:
- the LOC100649512 gene encoding PAN2-PAN3 deadenylation complex catalytic subunit PAN2 → MEYSVLGHYNPSIQATADSGVNEQQLLWEEPNYVLTGDEYVPATEQFGEEFAGAEFHETRNVLADGGDRFGVSTVTFDNVEELMWMGNQGGHVTSYYGPGLQKYTSFQVHATQEIRHIHPVDEGILILTQSLLRYQLRRGIPIFSHMSPNMIDMQCMLQISPTGLLMGGHQEKIINFDLTRGKETGLVHVGENGCAILRQHSRLICCGNPAGRIDLRDPNTLSIEHTFDTHSGSLSDFDVQGNYLVTCGFSNCRQGLTVDRFLMAYDLRQMRALSPVATLVCPLLLKFLPSYSSRLAVVAPSGQMQLLDTIYANVQPSVTCLYQVANSGAILSFDVSSTSQCLCFGDSAGSIHLMSTNTPEPQFNTFSRPTEFADPVEPLPHISFDDDTTPLSTIPMYYTGQPLLSDWPEEFLRNVYRRTPPIDPEILRTMKMQGTIGYAPNPQAFRRNQIPYNLEKRRGVVAKLFAGDSRSKTDDGTFVAIPKRYRKIELKYSRLGYDEFDFDQYNHTNFCGLEATLPNSYCNAMLQLLYYCEPVRIALLSHSCQREFCLSCELGFLFHMLDTSRGLPCQAANFLRAFRTVPEAAALGLILSDLHPEAKRKTNLMRLIQSWNRFILHQIHYEVLETKKRQLEEEEAARLKSGPKCPPFVYNEQDFPSILQDIGSRYRSHAEERKKRKKQEEDGKYMWITSKDKNSKKSIEENEVRDEETEISRLFGSEQMHIHRCLKCGQEATKHSIMLLCNLVYPELTHPSEEVPFTSVLTRSLRPEKITPAWCDNCQKFTPTLQSRQLTKLPQILALNCGLDTQQDKAFWQAQMDIVVQKVLNGKESSPSSSPVPITAKPCRYGNNCTRIGCRFRHIGRDPENIQTPPVTPPITTSTPQSVTTPPSHLYYSHSWIPHDIEISLDSNCELFVEKISTPKSDSNESSKTVNEVIVENGQGDNKIQESEISGEEEKVVKNHVNTVRNDDVEKGNETDENLDKISKIRYSLSAVVCYIDDKSNEDKRNIVALLRVGPNYHERSAGSAVSQWYIFNDFCISAVTPQEAVWFNLDWKVPCVLHYTAVPAPEPAPFVSPLTYDVFGEDKCIARSGGTRGITFTPLTSDEMPKTGELVGIDAEFVTLNQEESELRSDGKMSTIKPSHMSVARITCIRGQGPLEGTPFIDDYISTQEQVVDYLTKFSGIQPGDLDANFSSKHLTTLKSTYQKLRFLVDNGIMFVGHGLKNDFRVINLVVPPEQVVDTVLLFHLPRHRMVSLRFLTWHFLGKKIQSETHDSTEDARAALELYRKYKELENSGKLADSLKELYNVGNQLQWKVPDS, encoded by the exons GTGACGTCTTATTATGGGCCTGGTTTACAAAAGTACACCTCGTTTCAAGTTCATGCCACTCAAGAAATTCGGCATATTCATCCAGTAGATGAAGGAATTTTAATCTTGACACAGAGTTTATTACGATATCAATTGAGACGTGGTATaccaatattttcacatat GTCACCAAATATGATAGACATGCAGTGCATGCTTCAAATTTCACCAACAGGGTTGCTTATGGGAGGTCATCAGgaaaaaataatcaattttgATCTAACAAGAGGGAAAGAGACTGGATTA GTACATGTAGGGGAAAATGGTTGTGCAATTTTAAGGCAGCATAGCAGACTTATATGCTGTGGCAATCCTGCTGGAAGAATTGATCTCAGGGATCCAAATACATTATCAATAGAACATACTTTTGATACCCACAGTGGTTCTCTCAGTGACTTTGATGTTCAAGGAAATTACCTTGTTACTTGTGGTTTCAGTAACTG TCGTCAGGGTTTGACAGTAGATCGATTCTTAATGGCATATGACTTGAGACAAATGAGAGCATTAAGCCCAGTTGCAACTTTGGTGTGCCCTCTTCTATTGAAGTTCCTACCCAGCTATTCCAGTCGTTTAGCTGTTGTAGCACCATCGGGACAAATGCAACTTCTTGATACTATCTATGCTAATGTACAGCCATCTGTGACATGCTTGTATCAG GTTGCAAATAGTGGAGCAATATTATCGTTTGATGTGTCTTCTACATCTCAGTGTCTGTGCTTTGGAGATTCGGCAGGTTCTATACATCTTATGTCTACAAATACACCTGAACCCCAGTTTAATACATTTTCTCG ACCAACTGAATTTGCTGATCCAGTTGAGCCACTTCCACATATATCATTCGATGATGATACTACACCACTAAGTACAATACCAATGTATTATACTGGGCAGCCATTGCTAAGCGATTGGCCAGAGGAATTTTTGAGAAATGTTTATAG AAGAACACCACCGATTGATCCTGAAATATTGCGTACAATGAAGATGCAAGGAACTATAGGTTATGCCCCAAATCCACAGGCATTTCGCAGAAATCAA ATACCTTACAATTTGGAAAAACGTCGGGGAGTAGTCGCAAAGCTTTTCGCTGGCGATTCACGGTCAAAAACAGATGACGGCACCTTTGTGGCCATACCTAAACGTTATCGCAAAATCGAGTTGAAATATTCACGTCTCGGTTACGATGAATTCGATTTTGATCAATATAATCACACCAACTTCTGCGGTCTCGAGGCAACTCTTCCTAACAGTTATTGTAACGCTATGTTACAG TTACTTTATTATTGCGAACCTGTAAGAATAGCGCTGCTCTCTCACTCATGCCAAAGAGAATTCTGCCTATCCTGCGAACTAGGATTCTTGTTTCACATGCTAGACACGTCCCGAGGACTGCCTTGTCAGGCAGCCAATTTCCTACGAGCTTTTAGAACGGTTCCCGAAGCAGCAGCTTTGGGACTTATACTCAGCGATCTCCACCCGGAAGCCAAAAGGAAAACGAATTTGATGCGATTGATACAG AGTTGGAACAGATTTATATTACATCAGATCCATTACGAAGTTCTGGAAACAAAGAAACGGCAACTGGAGGAAGAGGAAGCTGCTCGGCTTAAATCAGGACCAAAGTGTCCTCCGTTTGTTTATAACGAACAGGATTTTCCTAGCATTTTGCAGGACATTGGCTCCCGATATAGAAGCCATgcagaagaaaggaagaaaagaaaaaaacaggaGGAGGATGGTAAATATATGTGGATCACATCGAAAG ACAAAAACAGCAAAAAATCTATCGAGGAGAACGAAGTACGAGATGAAGAGACAGAGATTAGTCGTCTGTTTGGATCTGAACAAATGCATATACACCGCTGTCTCAAATGTGGCCAAGAAGCTACGAAACATTCCATCATGTTGCTATGCAACTTAGTTTATCCGGAATTAACGCATCCTT CCGAAGAAGTTCCATTTACTAGTGTTCTTACCCGTAGTTTAAGGCCCGAGAAAATTACACCTGCATGGTGTGACAATTGTCAGAAGTTTACACCCACACTCCAGTCTCGACAACTGACTAAACTACCTCAGATATTAGCTCTGAATTGCGGTTTAGATACACAGCAG GATAAAGCATTCTGGCAAGCGCAAATGGATATAGTCGTTCAAAAAGTATTAAATGGCAAAGAAAGTAGTCCATCTTCGAGTCCTGTCCCCATTACTGCGAAACCATGTCGATATGGCAACAATTGTACCCGTATTGGCTGTAGGTTCAGACACATTGGTAGAGATCCAG aaaatatacaaaCGCCACCAGTTACTCCACCCATAACAACTTCGACACCGCAATCGGTCACAACACCGCCTAGTCACTTATACTATTCTCATTCGTGGATTCCACACGATATAGAGATCTCCTTGGATAGCAATTGTGAATTATTCGTAGAAAAGATCAGCACTCCAAAGAGCGACTCTAACGAAAGTAGTAAAACGGTCAATGAGGTCATAGTAGAAAATGGTCAAGGGGATAATAAGATACAAGAATCTGAGATCTccggagaagaagagaaagtggTTAAAAATCATGTTAACACAGTACGAAATGACGATGTGGAGAAAGGAAACGAAACTGATGAAAATTTGGATAAGATAAGCAAAATTCGGTATAGTCTTAGTGCTGTGGTTTGCTACATCGATGATAAGAGTAACGAAGATAAGAGGAATATCGTTGCGCTATTGCGAGTCGGACCAAATTATCATGAACGATCGGCTGGTAGTGCGGTGTCGCAGTGGTACATTTTTAACGATTTTTG TATATCCGCAGTGACACCGCAAGAAGCGGTATGGTTCAATCTTGATTGGAAGGTTCCGTGTGTTCTTCATTATACTGCTGTACCTGCACCTGAACCAGCACCATTTGTTAGTCCGCTTACCTATGATGTATTTGGTGAAGATAAATGTATCGCTCGCAGTGGAGGAACAAGGGGTATCACGTTTACCCCATTGACATCCGACGAAATGCCTAAAACAG GTGAACTAGTTGGAATTGACGCTGAATTTGTAACGTTGAATCAGGAAGAATCTGAACTTCGTAGTGATGGAAAAATGTCCACTATAAAACCAAGTCACATGTCTGTTGCACGTATAACTTGTATACGTGG CCAAGGTCCTCTGGAAGGAACTCCCTTTATAGACGATTACATAAGCACTCAAGAACAGGTAGTAGATTACCTGACAAAATTCAGTGGGATTCAACCAGGTGATTTGGATGCAAACTTTAGTAGCAAGCACTTAACAACTCTAAAATCAACGTACCAAAAACTACGATTTCTCGTTGATAACGGGATCATGTTCGTTGGTCATGGCCTGAAGAATGATTTTAG AGTGATAAATTTAGTTGTTCCACCGGAGCAGGTCGTAGACACAGTATTGCTGTTTCATTTACCTCGTCATCGTATGGTATCGTTGCGTTTTCTTACGTGGCACTTTTTGGGTAAGAAGATTCAGTCGGAAACACACGACTCTACCGAAGATGCCAGGGCTGCTCTCGAGTTGTATCGTAAATACAAGGAGTTGGAGAATTCTGGAAAACTGGCGGACTCGTTAAAGGAGCTTTACAATGTTGGCAACCAACTACAATGGAAA GTTCCGGATAGCTGA